The region CTTAATAACATTAAATCATATGCGTCTGCTAACATTTTTCCAAGAGGCCGATCTGCATTAAAGATTCCCATCCTAATCCCCCTAACACTCAATGGCTTGTTCTTGACGTAATTCTTCAACTGCTTTTTGACGAACTAAAAACTTATGAATCGAATTTCGAATAAAAATACTTCCGGTTAATCCAATCGCTCCTGGTAACACAATCACAATCCCGGGTACAAGCAGCAAGCAAAAAATGATAGCGATGATTAAACCAAACGCTTTAATCGACTCAATAAAATAAGCATGTATAAATAAAAATGAATTTCTAATAATTTGGATTGTACGAAGCTCATATTTAGCTAAAAGTGCACACATATAAACACTCATCATCACTACCTCAAAAGCTAAAACCAACATGACCACAACTGACCCATTAAAGCCTTCTTTTAAAGCGGAAAAACTCATCATAAAGTAAGTTAACGTCCCATACCATAAGATGGCTAAAATCCCGGTAATCAAAAAAGATTGTTTAAAATTCTCTTTATAGCTTTTAATAAATTCAGAAATTATTTTAGGCTCATCTTGTTTAACCTTTTTCCCACAAACATAAAATAAAGCCGTTGTTGAAGCCCCAATCGTTACAAGCGGTAAACTTCCAATAAACCATAAAATTGATAAAACAGCGATATCGCTAATCGCATAAATCATTTTAAAGAATAGATTATCATCGTATTGTGATGCCATAAAAATCCCCCTCCTGTTTTTACTCTTTCATTATACCTTAAGATAAATAATTTGTAATCGTTTTTATTCCAATTTTAGGTTTAAAAAGAGTCTAAATTAGAGATTTTTACATATACTAATAAGGAAGTAGGGAAATCGTTCGTAAACGTCATTCGTCTCTTAGGTAAAGAGCTCCTTT is a window of Turicibacter sanguinis DNA encoding:
- a CDS encoding YesL family protein, translating into MASQYDDNLFFKMIYAISDIAVLSILWFIGSLPLVTIGASTTALFYVCGKKVKQDEPKIISEFIKSYKENFKQSFLITGILAILWYGTLTYFMMSFSALKEGFNGSVVVMLVLAFEVVMMSVYMCALLAKYELRTIQIIRNSFLFIHAYFIESIKAFGLIIAIIFCLLLVPGIVIVLPGAIGLTGSIFIRNSIHKFLVRQKAVEELRQEQAIEC